The Caretta caretta isolate rCarCar2 chromosome 10, rCarCar1.hap1, whole genome shotgun sequence genome has a window encoding:
- the TEX47 gene encoding testis-expressed protein 47 isoform X3 — MSGAHPSRTKGSVRAESLVPALIPRSNLLGALEEKRRLQLKKFLLHRLFFVAKLSERADRREVTGYHERLFQNILKYHLGEPVSGLLLLYPSSILHILESSSGTLYHILQALASLQKQGSSALLQEIKILVVSHNIPTRLFLQWYVTMVILPVTYLEDVTQSESTEEVVTECLTLLLKLGTYLSKTFKVALESRRSYADSSLQNA, encoded by the exons ATGTCGGGCGCCCACCCGTCGCGGACGAAGGGGTCGGTCCGGGCCGAGTCCCTGGTGCCCGCCCTGATCCCGCGCAGCAACCTGCTCGGCGCCCTGGAGGAGAAGCGGCGGCTGCAGCTCAAG AAGTTCCTGCTGCACAGGTTATTTTTTGTTGCCAAGCTATCAGAAAGAGCAGACAGGCGAGAGGTTACAG gttACCATGAAAGACTGTTTCAGAACATATTAAAATACCACCTTGGAGAACCAGTCTCAGGTCTACTTCTCCTCTATCCCAGCTCCATTCTTCATATACTAGAG TCCTCCAGCGGCACATTATATCATATCCTCCAAGCTCTAGCTTCTCTCCAGAAGCAAGGCTCCAG TGCTTTGTTACAGGAAATTAAGATTTTAGTGGTGTCACATAACATCCCAACCAGGCTCTTCCTGCAGTGGTATGTCACAATGGTGATACTGCCTGTGACATACCTGGAAGATGTGACACAATCAGAGTCTACAGAAGAGGTGGTCACTGAATGTCTTACACTCCTCCTCAAACTGGGAACATACCTTTCAAAGACTTTTAAG GTGGCACTGGAGTCCCGAAGGTCCTACGCTGATAGCTCTTTGCAGAACGCTTAA
- the TEX47 gene encoding testis-expressed protein 47 isoform X2, with the protein MSGAHPSRTKGSVRAESLVPALIPRSNLLGALEEKRRLQLKKFLLHRLFFVAKLSERADRREVTGYHERLFQNILKYHLGEPVSGLLLLYPSSILHILESSSGTLYHILQALASLQKQGSSALLQEIKILVVSHNIPTRLFLQWYVTMVILPVTYLEDVTQSESTEEVVTECLTLLLKLGTYLSKTFKVSSKGLGDNLHTLVPELLIPAETINYLGKAKEFMSPEAFLKMYNNPLQPAMASGGTGVPKVLR; encoded by the exons ATGTCGGGCGCCCACCCGTCGCGGACGAAGGGGTCGGTCCGGGCCGAGTCCCTGGTGCCCGCCCTGATCCCGCGCAGCAACCTGCTCGGCGCCCTGGAGGAGAAGCGGCGGCTGCAGCTCAAG AAGTTCCTGCTGCACAGGTTATTTTTTGTTGCCAAGCTATCAGAAAGAGCAGACAGGCGAGAGGTTACAG gttACCATGAAAGACTGTTTCAGAACATATTAAAATACCACCTTGGAGAACCAGTCTCAGGTCTACTTCTCCTCTATCCCAGCTCCATTCTTCATATACTAGAG TCCTCCAGCGGCACATTATATCATATCCTCCAAGCTCTAGCTTCTCTCCAGAAGCAAGGCTCCAG TGCTTTGTTACAGGAAATTAAGATTTTAGTGGTGTCACATAACATCCCAACCAGGCTCTTCCTGCAGTGGTATGTCACAATGGTGATACTGCCTGTGACATACCTGGAAGATGTGACACAATCAGAGTCTACAGAAGAGGTGGTCACTGAATGTCTTACACTCCTCCTCAAACTGGGAACATACCTTTCAAAGACTTTTAAG GTGAGCAGTAAGGGACTTGGTGACAATCTACACACCCTTGTTCCAGAACTTCTAATCCCAGCAGAAACAATTAACTACTTGGGCAAGGCAAAAGAATTTATGAGTCCAgaagcatttctgaaaatgtataACAATCCTTTACAGCCTGCCATGGCTTCAG GTGGCACTGGAGTCCCGAAGGTCCTACGCTGA
- the TEX47 gene encoding testis-expressed protein 47 isoform X1, which yields MSGAHPSRTKGSVRAESLVPALIPRSNLLGALEEKRRLQLKKFLLHRLFFVAKLSERADRREVTGYHERLFQNILKYHLGEPVSGLLLLYPSSILHILESSSGTLYHILQALASLQKQGSSALLQEIKILVVSHNIPTRLFLQWYVTMVILPVTYLEDVTQSESTEEVVTECLTLLLKLGTYLSKTFKVSSKGLGDNLHTLVPELLIPAETINYLGKAKEFMSPEAFLKMYNNPLQPAMASETVWPTPCHLYP from the exons ATGTCGGGCGCCCACCCGTCGCGGACGAAGGGGTCGGTCCGGGCCGAGTCCCTGGTGCCCGCCCTGATCCCGCGCAGCAACCTGCTCGGCGCCCTGGAGGAGAAGCGGCGGCTGCAGCTCAAG AAGTTCCTGCTGCACAGGTTATTTTTTGTTGCCAAGCTATCAGAAAGAGCAGACAGGCGAGAGGTTACAG gttACCATGAAAGACTGTTTCAGAACATATTAAAATACCACCTTGGAGAACCAGTCTCAGGTCTACTTCTCCTCTATCCCAGCTCCATTCTTCATATACTAGAG TCCTCCAGCGGCACATTATATCATATCCTCCAAGCTCTAGCTTCTCTCCAGAAGCAAGGCTCCAG TGCTTTGTTACAGGAAATTAAGATTTTAGTGGTGTCACATAACATCCCAACCAGGCTCTTCCTGCAGTGGTATGTCACAATGGTGATACTGCCTGTGACATACCTGGAAGATGTGACACAATCAGAGTCTACAGAAGAGGTGGTCACTGAATGTCTTACACTCCTCCTCAAACTGGGAACATACCTTTCAAAGACTTTTAAG GTGAGCAGTAAGGGACTTGGTGACAATCTACACACCCTTGTTCCAGAACTTCTAATCCCAGCAGAAACAATTAACTACTTGGGCAAGGCAAAAGAATTTATGAGTCCAgaagcatttctgaaaatgtataACAATCCTTTACAGCCTGCCATGGCTTCAG AAACTGTGTGGCCTACCCCTTGTCACTTGTATCCATGA
- the SLC5A11 gene encoding sodium/myo-inositol cotransporter 2, whose translation METPGSTPPSVTRNWNTFPQQILEAVDIVVLVLYFVFVLAVGLWSMWKTKRSTVKGYFLAGGKMVWWPVGASLFASNVGSGHFIGLAGSGAASGIAATAYEWNGMFCVLVLAWLFLPIYIAAGVTTMPEYLQKRFGGKRIQIFLAILYLFIYIFTKISVDMYAGALFIQQALRWDLYVAVIGLLAITAVYTVAGGLAAVIYTDTLQTVIMLAGGLILMGFSFVKIGGLGSLQAKYFKAIASSHKGNSSCGLPREDAFHIFRDPVTSDLPWPGVLIGMTIPSLWYWCTDQVIVQRSLAAKNLCHAKGGSLLASYLKILPLFMMVMPGMISRVLFPDLVACADPEICQKICGNPSGCSDIAYPKLVIELLPLGLRGLMMSVMISALMSSLTSIFNSSSTIFTMDLWRHFRPRSSEWELMLVGRVFVLLLVVVSILWIPLVQASQGGQLFIYIQTISSYLQPPVAMVFILGCFWKRTNEKGAFWGLLTGMLLGFIRLVLDFIYPQPQCGEPDHRPAVVRYVHFLYFSMILSVITTVTVVVVSLCTEPPSEEMISHLTWFTRWDRPARKHPAVSTSPDSGSGICKSEGPPAQLDISIVPENISNDHTSVTGTQKGSKLMRVFLWLCGMESKQEHPPENTVPTSPECALASLDEQPLVKHILNINLILCICAGIFLWGYFA comes from the exons ATGGAGACCCCTGGTAGCACTCCGCCCTCCGTCACTCGCAACTGGAACACATTTCCCCAACAGATCTTGGAGGCTGTGGACATTGTCGTTCTTGTTCTGTACTTTGTATTCGTCCTGGCTGTTGGATTATGG TCCATGTGGAAGACAAAGCGAAGCACAGTGAAGGGCTATTTCCTGGCTGGAGGAAAGATGGTTTGGTGGCCT GTGGGTGCGTCCCTGTTTGCTAGTAATGTTGGGAGTGGGCATTTCATAGGCCTGGCTGGATCAGGGGCAGCGTCAGGAATTGCTGCTACAGCGTATGAGTGGAAC GGAATGTTTTGTGTTTTGGTGCTGGCCTGGCTATTTCTTCCTATTTACATAGCAGCTGGG GTTACAACCATGCCTGAGTACTTACAGAAACGCTTTGGTGGCAAAAGAATACAGATATTCCTGGCAATTCTCTATTTGTTTATCTATATATTCACCAAAATATCA GTTGATATGTATGCTGGGGCCCTGTTCATTCAGCAAGCCTTACGCTGGGACCTCTATGTTGCTGTCATTGGTCTTCTGGCAATCACTGCTGTTTACACTGTTGCAG gtgGCCTGGCAGCTGTGATTTACACAGACACTCTGCAGACTGTCATCATGCTGGCTGGGGGATTAATTCTCATGGGGTTCA GCTTTGTTAAAATTGGTGGGCTTGGAAGTTTGCAGGCCAAATACTTTAAAGCCATTGCTAGTAGCCACAAAGGAAACAGTAGCTGTGGCTTACCAAGAGAAGATGCCTTCCACATTTTCCGAGACCCTGTCACCTCTGACCTTCCCTGGCCAGGAGTTCTGATTGGAATGACCATCCCATCTCTGTGGTACTGGTGTACAGATCAG GTCATTGTTCAAAGGTCCCTTGCAGCTAAAAACCTTTGTCATGCCAAAGGAGGTTCGTTGTTGGCCTcctatctgaaaattttgcctctCTTTATGATGGTGATGCCAGGCATGATCAGCCGGGTTCTCTTCCCAG ATCTGGTGGCCTGTGCAGACCcagaaatctgtcagaaaatctGTGGCAACCCATCTGGCTGTTCCGATATTGCTTACCCCAAACTGGTCATAGAACTGCTGCCCCTTG GGCTCAGGGGCCTCATGATGTCGGTGATGATTTCAGCACTTATGTCCTCCCTGACTTCCATCTTTAACAGCTCCAGCACCATATTTACCATGGATCTCTGGCGGCACTTCCGGCCCCGTTCTTCTGAGTGGGAACTTATGCTTGTTGGCAG GGTGTTTGTGCTTCTGCTCGTGGTGGTGTCCATTCTGTGGATCCCACTGGTGCAGGCCAGCCAAGGGGGGCAGCTATTCATTTACATCCAGACAATCAGCTCCTACCTACAGCCCCCGGTGGCCATGGTTTTCATCCTGGGCTGTTTCTGGAAGAGAACGAATGAAAAG GGTGCGTTCTGGGGCCTGCTGACTGGCATGCTGCTGGGCTTCATCCGGTTGGTGCTGGACTTTATCTACCCGCAGCCCCAGTGCGGGGAGCCAGACCACCGGCCAGCCGTGGTGAGATACGTGCACTTCCTGTACTTCTCAATGATCCTCAGTGTCATCACGACTGTCACTGTGGTGGTCGTGAGCCTGTGCACAGAACCTCCCTCGGAAGAGATG ATCAGTCATCTCACCTGGTTCACACGCTGGGATCGACCAGCCAGGAAACACCCAGCAGTCAGTACTTCTCCTGATTCTGGAAGTGGCATATGTAAGTCTGAGGGTCCACCTGCCCAGCTTGATATTAGCATTGTTCCTGAAAATATTTCCAATGACCATACAA GTGTGACTGGTACTCAAAAAGGGTCTAAACTGATGAGAGTCTTCTTGTGGCTCTGTGGGATGGAGAGCAAACAAGAACATCCTCCTGAGAACACAGTGCCTACCAGCCCTGAATGCGCTTTGGCTTCACTGGATGAGCAGCCTTTGGTGAAACACATTCTGAACATCAACTTGATACTATGCATATGTGCTGGCATCTTTCTCTGGGGCTACTTTGCATAG